From Rhodovastum atsumiense, a single genomic window includes:
- a CDS encoding sensor histidine kinase, with the protein MRSLRSRLALLWALSLAASLAVGAMLVSLYRASAMAQAARAEAVATRICDVIDDRWGFYAAGWAGPAPPEGDASFRHDLSALLAGAVPLSPALEAGIWREGEGMLARRGTALGPPDAAVLATVGEAVSEERQALRRQDSLLGPVGIAACPLAGPVANLVAYVAVTVPEAEGPRVLQAGLAVLLALMLAMAALITWLQRTWARHVRGIAAALAAPESGELPRLAPTGERELDRIVAALDLARTRLAEARQRSEELAARVALSERLAALGRVAAGVAHEIRNPIAAMRLKAENALAGDEARRRAALEAILAQIARLDRLIGELLAMTQRRTPAPEAVDLPGFLAACAADHPRVAAMAPAGTRAVLDPALTRRALDSLLANARQLSPAGATVRLHGEVSGRMTRITVADDGPGVPAALRATLFEPFVTGRADGTGLGLAIARELAEAQGGTLLLADPGGEGRGATFLLELPAPEPHTLEPSCPAS; encoded by the coding sequence ATGCGTTCGCTGCGCTCCCGCCTCGCCTTGCTCTGGGCCCTGTCGCTCGCCGCCTCGCTGGCGGTCGGCGCCATGCTGGTCTCGCTGTACCGCGCCTCGGCGATGGCCCAGGCGGCGCGGGCCGAGGCGGTGGCGACGCGGATCTGCGACGTGATCGACGACCGCTGGGGTTTCTACGCCGCGGGCTGGGCCGGACCGGCGCCTCCGGAAGGGGATGCCTCGTTCCGGCACGATCTCTCCGCCCTGCTCGCCGGGGCGGTGCCGCTCAGCCCGGCGCTCGAGGCCGGCATCTGGCGGGAGGGCGAAGGCATGCTGGCGCGCCGTGGCACGGCCCTGGGCCCGCCGGATGCCGCGGTGCTCGCCACGGTCGGTGAAGCCGTGAGCGAGGAGCGTCAGGCCCTGCGCCGGCAGGACAGCCTGCTCGGCCCGGTCGGGATCGCGGCCTGCCCGCTGGCCGGGCCGGTGGCGAACCTGGTGGCCTATGTCGCCGTCACGGTGCCGGAGGCCGAAGGGCCGCGGGTGCTGCAGGCGGGGCTGGCGGTCCTGCTCGCGCTGATGCTGGCGATGGCGGCGCTGATCACCTGGCTGCAACGGACCTGGGCGCGGCATGTGCGCGGCATCGCGGCGGCGCTGGCCGCGCCGGAAAGCGGCGAGCTGCCGCGGCTCGCCCCCACCGGCGAACGCGAGCTGGACCGCATCGTCGCCGCCCTCGATCTCGCCCGGACGCGGCTGGCCGAGGCGCGGCAGCGCTCGGAGGAACTGGCGGCGCGGGTGGCGTTGTCGGAGCGGCTGGCGGCGCTGGGACGCGTGGCGGCGGGGGTGGCACACGAGATCCGCAACCCGATCGCGGCGATGCGGCTGAAGGCGGAGAACGCGCTGGCGGGCGACGAGGCGCGCCGACGGGCGGCGCTGGAGGCGATCCTGGCGCAGATCGCCCGGCTCGACCGGCTGATCGGGGAATTGCTGGCCATGACGCAGCGGCGCACGCCAGCGCCGGAAGCAGTGGACCTGCCCGGGTTCCTGGCGGCCTGCGCGGCCGATCACCCGCGGGTGGCGGCGATGGCGCCGGCCGGGACACGGGCGGTGCTCGACCCGGCGCTGACGCGGCGGGCGCTCGATTCGCTGCTGGCGAATGCGCGGCAGCTTTCGCCCGCGGGGGCCACGGTGCGGTTGCACGGGGAGGTGAGCGGAAGGATGACGCGGATCACGGTTGCCGATGACGGACCGGGCGTGCCGGCGGCGCTGCGGGCCACCCTGTTCGAACCCTTCGTCACCGGGCGCGCCGACGGCACCGGGCTCGGGCTCGCGATCGCCCGCGAGCTGGCCGAGGCGCAAGGTGGCACGCTGCTCCTGGCCGATCCGGGCGGCGAGGGGCGCGGCGCCACCTTCCTGCTGGAACTGCCCGCCCCGGAACCGCACACCCTGGAACCGTCATGTCCCGCATCCTGA
- a CDS encoding YciI family protein, with product MPQYVVIAWDGTDAGAPARRLAARPAHLDNVAPMVEAGRLKIGGAIVDEAGGMIGSVCILDVASREELDHWLATDPYVTGKVWQKIEVHPMRIAVQARHG from the coding sequence ATGCCGCAATACGTCGTCATTGCCTGGGACGGCACCGATGCCGGGGCGCCGGCGCGCCGGTTGGCCGCGCGTCCGGCGCATCTCGACAATGTCGCGCCGATGGTCGAGGCCGGCCGGCTCAAGATCGGCGGTGCGATCGTCGACGAGGCGGGGGGGATGATCGGCTCGGTCTGCATCCTCGACGTCGCCAGCCGGGAGGAACTGGATCACTGGCTCGCCACCGATCCCTATGTCACCGGCAAGGTCTGGCAGAAGATCGAGGTGCATCCCATGCGCATCGCCGTTCAGGCCCGGCACGGATAG
- a CDS encoding sigma-54-dependent transcriptional regulator, translating into MSRILIIDDDDALRESIAETLGDLGHEPEQAADGMAGLDRIRAGGIDAVLLDLRMPGLDGIEVLRRIRALPAPPAVAVLTAVPTAANTIEAMRLGAVDHLAKPVGRADLAGLVARMLPPPAPARPAPPPAEADELVGSSAPMREVQKAIGRLADSEATVLITGETGTGKEVVARAIHRHGRRSGRAFVALNCAAIPATLLESQLFGHARGAFTGATADRAGSFRDADGGTLFLDEIGDMDLAMQAKLLRVLQDRVVVPVGGRPVPVDVRILAATHRDLRTMVAKGSFREDLFYRIGVVPVQLPPLRERLSDILPLAEHFLALAGSAKRLSAEAAARLLAYPWPGNVRELRNAIERAAVLAPLPVLTAADFGFLDGTEAAAPDWLAGDLPGAVARLEAEMIRRALASCGGNRAEAARRLGIHRQLLYEKMRRLGLDPSGIRTDGVGTPDGTPAETEEKYR; encoded by the coding sequence ATGTCCCGCATCCTGATCATCGACGACGACGACGCCCTGCGCGAAAGCATCGCCGAGACGCTTGGCGATCTCGGCCACGAGCCGGAGCAGGCGGCGGACGGGATGGCAGGGCTTGACCGCATCCGGGCGGGCGGGATCGACGCGGTGCTGCTCGACCTGCGCATGCCCGGGCTCGACGGCATCGAGGTGCTGCGCCGCATCCGGGCCCTGCCCGCCCCCCCGGCGGTCGCCGTGCTGACGGCGGTGCCGACCGCAGCCAACACCATCGAGGCCATGCGGCTGGGGGCGGTGGACCATCTCGCCAAGCCGGTGGGCCGCGCCGACCTGGCCGGGCTGGTCGCGCGCATGCTGCCGCCCCCTGCCCCGGCGCGGCCGGCCCCGCCGCCGGCGGAGGCCGACGAGCTGGTGGGCTCCTCGGCGCCGATGCGGGAGGTGCAGAAGGCGATCGGGCGGCTCGCCGACAGCGAGGCGACGGTGCTGATCACCGGCGAGACCGGCACCGGCAAGGAAGTGGTCGCGCGCGCCATCCACCGGCACGGGCGGCGCTCCGGGCGGGCCTTCGTCGCGCTCAACTGCGCCGCCATCCCGGCCACGTTGCTGGAAAGCCAGTTGTTCGGCCATGCCCGCGGCGCCTTCACCGGCGCCACCGCCGACCGCGCCGGCAGCTTCCGCGACGCCGATGGCGGCACGCTGTTCCTCGACGAGATCGGCGACATGGACCTGGCGATGCAGGCCAAGCTGCTGCGCGTGCTGCAGGACCGGGTGGTGGTGCCGGTGGGCGGGCGGCCCGTGCCGGTCGATGTGCGCATCCTGGCGGCGACGCATCGCGACCTGAGGACGATGGTGGCCAAGGGATCGTTCCGCGAGGACCTGTTCTACCGCATCGGCGTGGTGCCGGTGCAACTGCCGCCGCTGCGCGAACGGCTCTCCGACATCCTGCCGCTCGCCGAGCATTTCCTCGCCCTCGCCGGATCGGCGAAGCGGCTCTCGGCGGAGGCGGCCGCCCGGCTGCTGGCCTATCCCTGGCCGGGCAACGTGCGCGAGTTGCGCAACGCCATCGAGCGGGCCGCCGTGCTGGCCCCGCTGCCGGTGCTGACCGCCGCCGATTTCGGCTTCCTCGACGGCACCGAGGCCGCCGCCCCCGACTGGCTGGCCGGCGACCTGCCGGGCGCGGTGGCCAGGCTGGAAGCGGAGATGATCCGGCGGGCACTGGCCTCCTGCGGCGGCAACCGTGCCGAGGCAGCGCGGCGGCTGGGGATCCATCGCCAGTTGCTGTACGAAAAGATGCGGCGCCTCGGGCTGGATCCGTCCGGAATACGGACAGATGGCGTCGGAACTCCGGACGGAACGCCTGCCGAAACCGAAGAAAAATATAGATAA
- a CDS encoding YeeE/YedE family protein: MSGSVFPSRILAIPSAQPLVAAAAVLGFAALSLAIAQVATPRMVALLLIGGLLGMALYHASFGFTSAYRGFLAERRSAGLRAQFVMLALATLLFFPVLAQGSLFGQPVIGNVAPLGPSVVIGAFLFGVGMQLGAGCASGTLFTVGGGNLRMVVTLAFFILGSVVGVAHIGWWQALPGLPAVSLVSAFGWPVALAVNLAVFAALFLLVQAAEYRRHGTVAPIGGTMSARRFLVGPWPILLGGIALALLNFATLAVAGKPWGITSAFGIWGAKLLAPLGLDVSHWGSWAEPAYQRALSRPVLADVTSVMDFGIMLGALLAAGLAGRFAPSLRIPARHLLASVIGGLLMGYGARLAYGCNIGAFFSGIASGSLHGWLWIALAIAGSAVGIRLRPVFGMDPPRRNAAC; the protein is encoded by the coding sequence ATGTCAGGCAGTGTCTTTCCCTCCCGGATCCTCGCGATCCCCTCGGCCCAGCCACTCGTCGCCGCGGCGGCGGTCCTCGGCTTCGCCGCCCTGTCCCTGGCCATCGCCCAGGTCGCGACGCCGCGCATGGTCGCCTTGCTGCTGATCGGTGGCCTGCTCGGCATGGCGCTGTACCATGCCTCGTTCGGCTTCACCTCGGCCTATCGCGGCTTTCTCGCCGAGCGTCGCAGCGCCGGATTGCGCGCGCAGTTCGTCATGCTGGCGCTGGCGACGCTGCTGTTCTTCCCCGTGCTCGCGCAGGGCAGCCTGTTCGGTCAGCCCGTCATCGGCAACGTGGCGCCGCTCGGCCCCTCGGTCGTGATCGGCGCCTTCCTGTTCGGCGTGGGCATGCAACTCGGTGCGGGCTGTGCGTCCGGGACCCTGTTCACGGTGGGGGGCGGCAACCTGCGCATGGTGGTCACGCTCGCCTTCTTCATCCTGGGCTCGGTGGTCGGCGTCGCGCATATCGGCTGGTGGCAGGCTTTGCCCGGATTGCCGGCGGTTTCCCTGGTGAGCGCGTTCGGCTGGCCGGTGGCGCTGGCCGTCAATCTCGCCGTGTTCGCCGCCCTGTTCCTGCTGGTGCAGGCTGCGGAATATCGCCGCCATGGAACCGTCGCACCGATCGGCGGGACCATGTCGGCGCGCCGCTTCCTGGTCGGGCCCTGGCCGATCCTGCTCGGTGGCATCGCGCTGGCGCTGCTGAACTTCGCCACCCTGGCTGTTGCCGGCAAGCCCTGGGGCATTACCTCGGCCTTCGGCATCTGGGGGGCGAAGCTGCTGGCACCGCTCGGTCTCGACGTGTCGCACTGGGGATCCTGGGCCGAGCCGGCCTATCAGCGGGCGTTGTCGCGCCCGGTGCTGGCGGACGTCACGTCGGTGATGGATTTCGGCATCATGCTGGGGGCGCTGCTCGCGGCGGGCCTGGCCGGCCGGTTCGCGCCGAGCCTGCGCATTCCCGCCCGCCACCTGCTGGCCTCGGTGATCGGCGGGCTGCTGATGGGGTACGGCGCGCGGCTCGCCTATGGCTGCAACATCGGCGCCTTCTTCAGCGGCATTGCTTCCGGCAGCCTGCATGGCTGGCTGTGGATCGCCCTGGCGATCGCGGGCAGCGCGGTGGGGATCCGTCTGCGGCCGGTCTTCGGCATGGACCCGCCACGCCGCAACGCCGCCTGCTGA
- a CDS encoding GGDEF domain-containing protein → MQLIEVGMLDEDLAYLATRFVVAALAVLAAGTTLAYVLRIRRQGRPVGVALSGSTILGIAAGMSIHDALDTVRLLPSTPVALNSWMWLSCFDFLLPFWGFLLVRAWRARDRAEAELAELAMTDPLTGVLNRRGLMTRSVVELIRQRRLGGAATVVTFDLDRFKAINDRHGHDAGDRVLCRFAAVLASGLRAGDLLARTGGEEFALLLAGSDAAQAAAIVERLRERVRAEVAHPAGVGGVITASAGIAGVDVAAAPEMALVGALGAADRALYQAKHDGRDRAVLAAPLPDVAVAVACPSMP, encoded by the coding sequence ATGCAACTGATTGAGGTCGGCATGCTCGACGAGGATCTTGCCTATCTGGCGACGCGCTTCGTGGTGGCGGCCCTGGCGGTGCTGGCGGCCGGCACCACGCTGGCCTATGTGCTGCGGATACGGCGGCAGGGTCGGCCGGTCGGGGTGGCTTTGTCCGGCAGCACGATCCTCGGGATCGCCGCCGGCATGTCGATCCATGACGCACTCGACACGGTGCGGTTGCTGCCGTCCACGCCGGTCGCCCTGAACAGTTGGATGTGGCTGTCCTGCTTCGACTTCCTGCTGCCGTTCTGGGGCTTCCTGCTGGTACGCGCCTGGCGCGCCCGCGACCGGGCCGAGGCGGAACTGGCGGAACTGGCGATGACGGATCCGCTCACGGGCGTGCTCAATCGCCGTGGCCTGATGACGCGCAGCGTGGTCGAGCTGATCCGGCAGCGTCGCCTGGGCGGTGCCGCCACGGTGGTGACGTTCGACCTCGATCGCTTCAAGGCGATCAATGACCGGCATGGCCATGACGCGGGCGACCGGGTGCTGTGCCGCTTCGCCGCCGTGCTCGCGAGCGGGCTGCGCGCGGGCGATCTGCTGGCGCGCACCGGCGGCGAGGAATTCGCGCTGCTGCTCGCGGGCAGCGATGCGGCCCAGGCGGCGGCCATCGTCGAACGGCTGCGCGAGCGTGTACGGGCCGAGGTGGCGCATCCTGCCGGTGTGGGAGGCGTGATTACCGCCAGCGCGGGCATCGCCGGGGTGGACGTGGCCGCCGCGCCTGAGATGGCGCTGGTCGGGGCGCTCGGTGCGGCCGACCGGGCGCTCTACCAGGCCAAGCATGACGGCCGCGACCGGGCCGTGCTGGCCGCGCCGCTGCCGGATGTCGCCGTCGCGGTGGCCTGTCCCTCCATGCCTTGA